The genomic DNA TGGTGAGGTTCGTGATCTGCCCGTGTTCATCGATGAATTCCTCGCCGAGGTTGCCCACCCCGACCACGGCCCGCAGGCTCGGCATCCGGTTGGCCAGATCCGCGACCTGGTCGCGGCGGTCGAAGGACGTGCCGTTCCACAGGTAGCCGTCGGCGGCGAAGAGCACTTTCGGTTCGAGCTGGCCGAGTTTCGTCACGGCACCTTCGGCCGCGTAGTCCTGTGCGCAGGCGGACCAGATGGCACCGACCGAGGCGGAGGCGAGGAACGCGATGAGGGTGTGGTGGGTGTTCGGGAGGTAGCCGACGACGCGGTCGCCTTGTTCGACTCCTTGCTCACGAAGCCAGGCGGCGACGGATCCGACTTGGCGACGCAGCTCGCGCCAGGTGGTCTCGGTGCGCTGGCCGGATTCTTTGATCGTAATAATGGCCGGTTCGTCGGCGAGCTTGTCGTCGAGGCCGGCGCGCAGTGCGTGTTCGGCGTAGTTGAGCCGAGTGCCGGGGAACCAGGTGGCACCGGGCATGGATCGGTCGGCGAGGACTTCGGTGTAAGGCTCATCGGCGATGACGTCGAAGAAGTCCCAGACCGCACCCCAGAATCCGTCGAGGTCATCCACCGACCATCTCCACAGATCGTCGTAGGTGACCATGTTCTGGCCGGTGCGCTGGTTGGCGAAGTCGGTGAAATCGAGGATCTGCGGTCGCGGGGTCTGGTCGGGGTTCGGGCGCCAGATTGGTTCAGCGGTCAATTCTTCTCCTCAGCACATCGGTGGGCGGTAGCTATAGCGGTCTCCACCAGCCGAAACGAGGTGGACTCGTTCTGCAGTGGGGTCGTTGAGTCCCACCTTACGCCGCCATCCCAGCGGCTTTTGCAGGCTGTCCGATATCGCGCGGCGAAGGCGCCAGCTCACAGTCCCCAGCGACGGGCCGCTTCCAGAGCTTCTTCCAGAGTGGCAGCGTCGAGCTTCTGGTAGAGGCTCCTCACCTGTGATCTCACCGTGTTCTCCGACCGGAACTGCTTCTCTGCGATCTGGCGACGGGTCAGTCCCTCACGCAGCCCATCGAGGACTTCGGTCTCACGTGGGGTGAGAGTCGGACGTATTCTCTCGTCAGTGTGGGTCTTCGGAATTTTCGCGATCCGCACGCGTGTCTCTTCGGGCAGACGCTGCAGGTGGGAGTCGGACAGAATCCCATGCCGTCGCAGCACCAGCAGATCGACCGCGAACCCGTGACCAGAATCGATGTCATCGATGAGGTGTTCGATCATAACCTCGTTGTCCTGATCGCTCATGATGATGTCCAGCTGTGTCGCGAAGTTCAGCCATCGATCGCCGTCGACTCCATTCCGAGCTCGACTGAGAAGGAGGGAAGCCCGGCCGAGGTCGCCGGTCAACAGTGCCTGATAAGAGTCGAGAAGGAATAGTTCGGGAACAGGAGGCGGCGTGCCGGCAAGCTCGGGTGAGGTGAGTCCGGGCGCCCCTGTGATGTAGGCGGCACGATCGGTGACCGCGAAGAGAGCCCGAGCCAATGGCGTGTTCGACGGGTGGGGACGTTGGTAGCGCATTCTGTTCGTGACTTCGAGGGCTCTCTGTGGCCGACCGGCGAGGATGCTGCGCATCGCAAGCAGACAAGTATGGACCTGCCAGGTTTCGTTCTGATCCGGAGTCACCGGCAGAACGCTGAGGGCCTCGTCTACCGCTGCGAGGTCGAGATCTGCCAGTCCCACAAACACACGGGCAAGCTGCGCGTTGCGTGTGACCATCGAGCGTCCCCAGCCGACCTTCCCGACCCACTTTTCGTGCTCCGTGAGCCACGTGCGGGCTTCGTGGGTATCGCCGCGCCGGGCGGTGAGAAGCGCGAGCTTTGAGGTGCTGTCGGCCAGCAGGAAGGCATGGTCGGTTCCCTCGACGTGGTAGAACGCTGCATAGTAGCTCGAGGAGGCTCTGACCGGATCTCCGCCGATTTCAAGTGCCACACCGGCGTGCAGATTGACGACACTGGCCAGCGCGGGGCGCAGCCGACGCTGGGACTCAGCGGTATGCAGCGCTGTGAGCAGTCGGCGGGCCGCGGCTGCGGCCTGCTCGTCGTAGCCGGCCAAACGCAGATAGCCGACTTCGATGAGACCGAATGCAAGCGCTTGCGGCCCCGGGTTCCGATAGAGGCGAGTTGTGCTCGCCAGCATTCGTGAGGCAACGCTGTCCCGCTCGTACTCCAGTCTGCCATCGGGGAGCACGAACGACATTCCGTCCGTTCGTGCTCCCTCGAGAAGTCGAAGGGCCGCGCCGGTGAAGTCGCCCAGCCACTGATCCACAAACTTTTCGGGCATGACAGTCAGCAGCTGCCGGATGATGCGCGCATCCGTGGTGAACAGCTCCAAACCGCGTTCGATGAGGACCGTTCCCAGTGCCCGCCAGTGTCGATGAGCGACGGCCTGCTGGACGGCTGAGATGAGGTCGGAGGATTCGGCGACCGCGTCGATCGCGACGGCAACCAGATCATCGGCGAGCGCAGGATCGTTCTGCCGGACAAGAGTCTTCAGAGCCTGTCGGATCAGCTCCGGCATGAACGTCGTGCCGTCTTCAGCCGTGACGAGGAATCCCGCAGCCACGAGGTCCTCGAGAAGCGGTGGGTCTCCGTGGATCTCACTGAAGAAGGCGGACAGGGTCTGTGTGGTGATCGGGTCGAGGAACGCTGATTTCGCTATCTCCCAACCGTTGTGCTGGGAGTCGATCCAATGCGACAGGAAC from Brevibacterium sp. JSBI002 includes the following:
- a CDS encoding helix-turn-helix transcriptional regulator — translated: MFVRHAAAELLATTSHPAWNRFFTGLTGTESVLVVSAPAGLGRAWFAQSWPGDDDVFTVHVGKEPNFSNPGEPKTASSLAEAFESHISPAPSKYGDHCRAAIILDSPTIDWTALAAYDYCLARVPDLLLTVDEIAALSEGFSTVPLGSGNNHGDRAAPQELHRLTGGWLEPTLLLLREPSALDRAQVSILPFLSHWIDSQHNGWEIAKSAFLDPITTQTLSAFFSEIHGDPPLLEDLVAAGFLVTAEDGTTFMPELIRQALKTLVRQNDPALADDLVAVAIDAVAESSDLISAVQQAVAHRHWRALGTVLIERGLELFTTDARIIRQLLTVMPEKFVDQWLGDFTGAALRLLEGARTDGMSFVLPDGRLEYERDSVASRMLASTTRLYRNPGPQALAFGLIEVGYLRLAGYDEQAAAAARRLLTALHTAESQRRLRPALASVVNLHAGVALEIGGDPVRASSSYYAAFYHVEGTDHAFLLADSTSKLALLTARRGDTHEARTWLTEHEKWVGKVGWGRSMVTRNAQLARVFVGLADLDLAAVDEALSVLPVTPDQNETWQVHTCLLAMRSILAGRPQRALEVTNRMRYQRPHPSNTPLARALFAVTDRAAYITGAPGLTSPELAGTPPPVPELFLLDSYQALLTGDLGRASLLLSRARNGVDGDRWLNFATQLDIIMSDQDNEVMIEHLIDDIDSGHGFAVDLLVLRRHGILSDSHLQRLPEETRVRIAKIPKTHTDERIRPTLTPRETEVLDGLREGLTRRQIAEKQFRSENTVRSQVRSLYQKLDAATLEEALEAARRWGL